The following coding sequences lie in one Candidatus Eisenbacteria bacterium genomic window:
- a CDS encoding ABC transporter ATP-binding protein produces MSHGPLVVPDEDVLQKGLDAALFRRLLVYLRPYRGRTALAVLLLILLSALALVGPWITKIAIDRAIVAENIALQERARTLARMGVLFLIVLVLEFTIRYVQVYITQVVGQRVMVDLRMEIFSHLQKMPLSYFQKNPTGRLITRVTSDVDVLNELFTSGVVQIFGDVFLLAGIVAAMLVLNAPLALTVFSVAPLLFAASFLFRKKVRRAFRDVRARVARVNAWLQECLVGMRVIQLFNAEERTFRVFDERNAELRDSHVRTVLYHSIFFPVVEVIGALAVALLVWRGGGAVLSGALTFGVLAAFLQYTGQFFRPIRDLSEKYNILQSAMASSERIFLLLDTPPAIAAPEAPARPGPLEEAIRFENVSFAYRPGEPVLREVSLTVRKGERVALVGATGSGKSTLVSLLERFWDPEDGRITLDGVDLRDMDPRDLRRRIGTVLQDVTLFSGTVEGNIRLGDESIPPDRITEATRIANADRFIERLPEGYDHALRERGSGLSAGERQLLAFSRALAVDPEIFVLDEATANIDSETEALIQEALERILRGRTALIIAHRLSTIRRVDRIVVLHHGRVREEGTHEELIRNGGIYKKLHDLEYRGPAPETG; encoded by the coding sequence ATGAGCCACGGTCCACTCGTCGTCCCGGACGAGGACGTTCTGCAGAAGGGGCTCGACGCGGCTCTTTTCCGGCGGCTCCTCGTCTACCTGCGCCCCTACCGTGGGCGGACGGCCCTCGCCGTCTTACTCCTCATCCTCCTCTCCGCTCTCGCGCTGGTCGGCCCCTGGATCACCAAGATCGCCATCGACCGGGCGATCGTCGCCGAGAACATCGCCCTCCAGGAGCGGGCGCGGACCCTCGCGCGAATGGGCGTCCTCTTTCTGATCGTGCTGGTGCTGGAGTTCACCATCCGGTACGTGCAGGTCTACATCACCCAGGTCGTGGGACAGCGGGTGATGGTGGACCTCCGGATGGAGATCTTCTCCCACCTCCAAAAGATGCCCCTATCCTATTTCCAGAAGAACCCGACGGGGCGGTTGATCACGCGGGTCACCTCCGACGTGGACGTGCTGAACGAGCTCTTCACGTCCGGAGTGGTGCAGATCTTCGGCGACGTCTTTCTTCTCGCCGGCATCGTCGCCGCCATGCTCGTCCTGAACGCCCCTCTGGCGCTCACCGTCTTCTCCGTGGCGCCCCTCCTTTTCGCAGCCTCCTTCCTTTTCCGCAAGAAGGTCCGCCGCGCCTTCCGGGACGTGCGCGCCCGGGTGGCCCGGGTGAACGCATGGCTGCAGGAGTGTCTCGTCGGGATGCGGGTCATTCAGCTCTTTAACGCCGAGGAGCGAACCTTCCGCGTCTTCGACGAGCGAAACGCGGAACTGCGGGACTCTCACGTGCGCACCGTGCTCTACCACTCCATCTTCTTCCCCGTGGTGGAGGTGATCGGCGCGCTGGCGGTGGCGCTCCTGGTTTGGCGGGGCGGCGGAGCGGTTCTCTCCGGCGCGCTCACCTTCGGCGTTCTCGCCGCCTTCCTGCAGTATACGGGGCAGTTCTTCCGCCCCATCCGCGACCTCTCGGAAAAGTACAACATCCTCCAGTCCGCCATGGCTTCCTCGGAGAGGATCTTCCTTCTCCTCGACACGCCCCCCGCCATCGCGGCGCCGGAGGCGCCGGCGCGGCCCGGGCCGCTCGAGGAGGCGATTCGCTTCGAGAACGTTTCCTTCGCCTACCGCCCCGGCGAACCGGTCCTCCGGGAGGTGTCGCTCACGGTGCGCAAGGGGGAGCGCGTGGCGCTCGTCGGCGCCACCGGGTCGGGGAAGAGCACCCTCGTCTCCCTACTGGAGCGGTTTTGGGATCCGGAAGATGGAAGGATCACGCTGGACGGCGTCGATCTCCGCGACATGGATCCGCGGGACCTCCGCCGCCGGATCGGCACGGTTCTTCAGGACGTCACCCTTTTCAGCGGAACGGTGGAGGGGAACATCCGTCTCGGCGACGAGAGCATCCCGCCAGACCGGATCACCGAGGCGACTCGGATCGCCAACGCGGACCGTTTCATCGAGCGCCTACCGGAAGGGTACGATCATGCGCTGCGCGAGCGGGGATCGGGGCTCTCGGCGGGGGAGCGGCAGCTGCTCGCCTTCTCCCGCGCCCTCGCCGTGGATCCGGAGATTTTCGTGCTCGACGAGGCGACCGCCAATATCGACAGCGAGACCGAGGCGCTCATCCAAGAGGCGCTCGAGAGGATCCTCCGGGGCCGGACGGCGCTGATCATCGCGCACCGCCTCTCCACCATCCGCCGCGTCGACCGGATCGTCGTCCTCCACCACGGCCGTGTGCGCGAAGAGGGAACCCACGAGGAACTAATTCGCAACGGCGGTATTTACAAGAAGTTACACGACCTGGAATACCGCGGTCCCGCCCCGGAAACCGGCTGA
- a CDS encoding PilZ domain-containing protein — MERVALFPHLFQEVQLRFDRGFGPEVFRTRIEGLDEKTITVGAPMEGRGTGALSPDLRFEVMAVAEDGLHFAATYLVRVIYRADEPCLVLHRPKSEKIVQRRDHCRAECAVNLDYRMIDAPGVRTILPFQAALCKNLSGGGLLLVLPLAVPAKEHVELEIPVDTSPVRVIGKIVGERPWPRHDGRTAYGVEFLDLDEMNRERLIHFVFARAREDAFLRWRNRNWS; from the coding sequence ATGGAACGGGTCGCCTTGTTCCCTCATCTGTTTCAGGAAGTGCAGCTCCGTTTCGATCGCGGTTTCGGGCCGGAAGTGTTCCGCACGCGGATCGAGGGCTTGGACGAGAAGACCATCACCGTCGGCGCCCCGATGGAAGGGCGCGGCACGGGCGCCCTCTCTCCCGATCTCCGGTTCGAGGTGATGGCCGTGGCCGAGGACGGCCTCCATTTCGCCGCCACCTATCTGGTCCGGGTGATCTACCGGGCGGACGAGCCTTGCCTCGTTCTCCACCGGCCGAAATCGGAAAAGATCGTGCAGCGGCGGGATCATTGCCGCGCCGAGTGCGCCGTCAATCTGGATTACCGGATGATCGACGCGCCGGGGGTGCGGACGATCCTCCCCTTCCAGGCGGCGCTCTGCAAGAACCTGAGCGGCGGCGGTCTGCTCCTCGTCCTTCCGCTTGCCGTGCCGGCCAAGGAGCACGTGGAGCTGGAGATCCCCGTGGATACGTCTCCCGTCCGCGTGATCGGGAAAATCGTCGGCGAGCGGCCCTGGCCGCGCCATGATGGACGTACCGCCTACGGCGTCGAATTCCTCGACCTCGACGAAATGAACCGGGAGAGACTCATCCATTTCGTCTTCGCCCGCGCGCGGGAGGACGCCTTCCTCCGCTGGCGAAACCGAAACTGGAGCTGA
- the tsaA gene encoding tRNA (N6-threonylcarbamoyladenosine(37)-N6)-methyltransferase TrmO: MRVTYESIGVARSPFHTMAETPRQPRVSDVEGTIEIDEAFAEGLKDIEGFSHIWVIFHAHRADFHQLLVKPYLDDRLRGVFACRAPRRPNPIGLSLLRLLGREGSVLRVSGMDLLDGTPILDIKPHVPEFDHEAGARIGWLEGKEIERLDEERD, from the coding sequence ATGCGCGTGACCTATGAATCGATCGGCGTCGCCCGATCCCCTTTCCACACCATGGCGGAGACGCCGAGACAACCGCGGGTGAGCGACGTCGAGGGGACCATTGAGATCGACGAGGCCTTCGCCGAGGGGCTCAAGGACATTGAAGGATTCTCCCACATCTGGGTGATCTTCCACGCCCATCGCGCCGATTTTCACCAGCTCTTGGTGAAGCCTTACCTGGACGACCGGCTCCGGGGAGTCTTCGCGTGCCGCGCCCCCCGGCGCCCCAACCCGATCGGCCTCTCCCTCCTCCGGCTCCTCGGACGGGAGGGCTCCGTCCTCCGCGTGAGCGGCATGGATCTCCTGGACGGAACGCCGATCCTCGACATCAAACCGCACGTTCCCGAATTCGATCATGAAGCGGGGGCGCGGATCGGCTGGCTCGAGGGGAAGGAGATCGAGCGGTTGGACGAGGAGAGGGATTAG
- a CDS encoding 50S ribosomal protein L28, whose product MSRECEICGKGVQFGHNVSHAHNVTARRFLPNLKRVRVVENGVVRRRMVCTRCIRSGKIQKA is encoded by the coding sequence ATGAGCCGTGAATGTGAAATCTGTGGAAAGGGCGTTCAGTTCGGCCACAACGTGAGCCACGCTCACAACGTGACCGCCCGCCGTTTTCTTCCCAACCTGAAGCGGGTGCGCGTCGTCGAGAACGGCGTGGTCCGCCGACGGATGGTCTGCACCCGTTGCATCCGCTCGGGGAAGATCCAAAAGGCGTAA
- a CDS encoding class IV adenylate cyclase, translated as MPRNVEIKARAADLEGQIRLAERFADAGPETIHQEDVFFACPEGRLKLRRFPDGRGELIYYERPDASGPKTSEYTIAPVERADPLRETLARAFGAVGVVRKVRTLFLAGRTRIHFDSVEGLGDFIELEVVLGPGEDESEGEATARELMERLRIAPEDLVEGAYIDRLRPPPA; from the coding sequence ATGCCCCGAAACGTGGAGATCAAGGCCCGGGCGGCCGACCTGGAGGGGCAGATCCGCCTGGCCGAGCGTTTCGCCGACGCCGGCCCCGAGACGATCCACCAGGAGGATGTCTTCTTCGCCTGTCCCGAGGGCCGTCTCAAGCTACGCCGTTTCCCCGACGGGAGGGGGGAACTGATCTACTACGAGCGTCCCGACGCCTCGGGTCCCAAGACTTCCGAATATACGATCGCACCCGTGGAGAGGGCGGACCCTCTGCGGGAGACGCTCGCACGGGCGTTCGGTGCGGTCGGCGTCGTCCGCAAGGTGCGTACGCTCTTCCTCGCCGGCAGGACGAGGATCCATTTCGACTCTGTCGAGGGGCTGGGGGACTTCATCGAGCTGGAAGTGGTCCTCGGTCCCGGGGAGGACGAGAGCGAGGGGGAGGCGACCGCTCGGGAGTTGATGGAACGCCTCCGGATCGCGCCGGAGGATCTCGTGGAGGGCGCATACATCGACCGACTTCGCCCTCCACCTGCCTGA
- a CDS encoding DNRLRE domain-containing protein, protein MKGTTLALIATLVSATAFSAPRAETMTFEPSDDMYSDPNHSGTPPTETELWVANYSGVGHFERIMMRFDWDGAPAAIDSATLHLYRFFRCPSHFYTAVNFYGITEEWNEETWDHTTHIPHESTPFLTYTFGPDLGWYAIDVTDRVRDWIGGTSANCGFVIEGLDGEKWSKFYSKECGNPGMRPYLTVDYSCVGVEEGEAAPLFDLTVVNPFRDATIIRYILPEAGPVTLDIYDLRGRSVAHPVDGSAGAGSHVVVWDGRDDRGEEIPAGIYFCRLRAGNLEKTQKAIRLR, encoded by the coding sequence ATGAAAGGAACCACACTTGCGCTCATCGCGACCCTCGTCTCGGCGACGGCCTTCTCCGCCCCGCGTGCGGAAACGATGACATTCGAGCCGTCGGACGATATGTACAGCGATCCGAACCACTCGGGAACGCCGCCCACGGAAACGGAACTCTGGGTGGCGAACTACTCGGGCGTCGGACATTTCGAGAGGATCATGATGCGCTTCGATTGGGACGGCGCGCCGGCGGCGATCGACTCCGCGACGCTTCACCTGTACCGTTTCTTCCGCTGCCCGAGCCACTTCTACACCGCCGTGAACTTCTATGGAATCACCGAGGAGTGGAACGAGGAGACATGGGACCACACGACCCACATCCCCCACGAATCCACGCCATTTCTCACGTACACCTTCGGGCCCGACCTGGGATGGTATGCGATCGACGTCACCGACCGCGTACGGGACTGGATCGGCGGAACGTCGGCGAATTGCGGATTCGTGATCGAAGGACTGGACGGCGAGAAGTGGAGCAAGTTCTACTCGAAGGAATGCGGGAATCCGGGAATGCGCCCCTACCTGACGGTGGACTACTCCTGCGTCGGCGTGGAGGAGGGCGAAGCGGCGCCCCTCTTCGATCTCACGGTCGTCAATCCTTTTCGCGACGCGACGATCATCCGCTACATCCTTCCCGAGGCGGGACCGGTGACACTCGATATCTATGATCTTCGGGGTCGATCGGTCGCCCATCCGGTGGACGGCTCCGCGGGCGCCGGTTCGCACGTCGTCGTCTGGGACGGACGGGACGATAGAGGAGAGGAGATTCCCGCGGGGATCTATTTCTGCCGCCTGCGCGCGGGCAACCTGGAAAAGACGCAGAAGGCGATCCGATTGCGATAA
- a CDS encoding ABC transporter ATP-binding protein produces the protein MKDLRRLGPYLRRYRAAYGWGILFVLLTNAFTLVAPLILRRAVDDLRAGLLAHPLAVYAGALLAVALLQAIFRFLMRRIMIGASREIEYDLRNDLFAHLQRLSPAFYDRTGTGDIIARATNDLNAVRMFLGPAIMYLANTFFTFAIGLALMIWIDARLTLFALIPFPILSILVNRIGGAMHTRFERIQEQVSTMTGRVQENLTGIRVVQSFVREKDEIERFREINRELVRRNIDLVKVWGLFFPIMSLLTGAALLIVLWAGGLRVVRGDLTLGGFVAFTSYLAMLTWPAIALGWVLNLVQRGAASMGRIGGILDERPVIVSPPDGDAEPVRGALRFEGVGFAYDGGDPILRGLDLAVDEGTTLAVVGPIGSGKSSLVRLIPRLHDPTEGRVLVDGVPLPERDLAILRAAVGFVPQETELFSLTIEENIRFGAPALSPADLRRVCRLARIDEEIEAFPDGFGTRVGERGVRLSGGQKQRIALARALARDPRILVLDDALAGVDLRTEEAILSGLREFRRGRTTVVVSHRISAVRDADRIVVLEGGRIVEEGTHAELVAGGGLYARIEGRQRLRRELEEWE, from the coding sequence GTGAAGGACCTACGCCGACTGGGCCCCTACCTCCGGCGCTACCGCGCCGCCTACGGCTGGGGAATCCTCTTCGTCCTGCTGACCAACGCCTTCACCCTCGTCGCCCCCCTGATTTTACGCCGCGCCGTGGACGACCTGCGCGCCGGCCTGCTCGCGCATCCCCTCGCCGTTTATGCGGGGGCGCTCCTCGCCGTCGCCCTCCTGCAGGCGATTTTCCGTTTCCTGATGCGGCGGATCATGATCGGCGCCTCCCGGGAGATCGAGTACGACCTCCGGAACGACCTGTTCGCTCACCTGCAACGTCTCTCCCCCGCCTTCTACGACAGGACCGGCACGGGGGACATCATCGCCCGCGCCACCAACGACCTGAACGCGGTCCGCATGTTCCTCGGCCCGGCGATCATGTATCTGGCGAACACCTTCTTCACGTTCGCCATCGGCCTCGCGCTGATGATCTGGATCGACGCGCGCCTCACTCTCTTCGCGCTCATCCCCTTCCCGATCCTCTCGATACTGGTGAACCGGATCGGCGGGGCGATGCATACCCGCTTCGAGAGGATCCAGGAGCAGGTCTCCACGATGACCGGACGGGTGCAGGAGAACCTGACCGGCATCCGGGTCGTCCAATCCTTCGTGCGTGAAAAGGATGAAATTGAACGTTTCCGCGAAATCAACCGGGAGCTGGTGCGGCGCAACATCGACCTGGTGAAGGTGTGGGGGCTCTTCTTCCCGATCATGAGCCTGCTGACCGGCGCGGCGCTGCTCATCGTGCTCTGGGCGGGCGGGCTCCGGGTGGTGCGCGGCGATCTCACCCTCGGCGGTTTCGTCGCCTTCACCAGTTACCTGGCGATGCTCACCTGGCCGGCGATCGCCCTCGGCTGGGTGCTCAACCTGGTCCAGCGCGGCGCGGCGTCGATGGGGCGGATCGGCGGGATCCTGGACGAGCGGCCGGTGATCGTGAGCCCGCCGGACGGCGACGCCGAGCCGGTGCGGGGCGCCCTTCGCTTCGAAGGGGTCGGCTTCGCCTACGACGGCGGCGATCCGATCCTCCGCGGCCTCGACCTCGCCGTCGACGAGGGGACCACCCTCGCCGTGGTGGGGCCCATCGGCAGCGGCAAGAGCAGCCTAGTCCGCCTCATCCCGCGGCTCCACGATCCGACGGAGGGGCGCGTCCTCGTCGACGGCGTCCCCCTCCCCGAGCGCGACCTAGCCATTCTCCGCGCCGCCGTCGGCTTCGTCCCCCAGGAGACGGAGCTTTTCTCCCTCACCATCGAGGAGAACATCCGCTTCGGCGCGCCCGCCCTCTCGCCGGCGGATCTCCGCCGGGTCTGCCGCCTCGCCCGGATCGACGAGGAGATCGAGGCGTTCCCCGACGGCTTCGGCACGCGTGTCGGCGAGCGGGGGGTCCGCCTTTCGGGCGGGCAGAAGCAGAGGATCGCCCTCGCCCGAGCCCTCGCCCGCGACCCGCGCATCCTGGTGCTCGACGACGCCCTCGCCGGCGTGGACCTGCGGACGGAGGAGGCGATTCTCTCCGGGCTGCGCGAGTTCCGCCGGGGACGGACCACGGTGGTGGTTTCCCACCGAATCAGCGCGGTGCGCGACGCGGACCGGATCGTGGTGCTCGAAGGGGGCCGGATCGTCGAGGAGGGGACCCACGCCGAGTTGGTCGCCGGCGGCGGCCTCTACGCGCGGATCGAGGGCCGGCAGAGGCTCCGGCGGGAACTGGAGGAGTGGGAATGA
- a CDS encoding outer membrane beta-barrel protein encodes MLSNRTPRIVPILLAALLATSVTVAASSLNGGTVELRARGSFVHHTFDGGNDVEQTANVASLNCDLGYFLTSMVEVAGGVIYEHSSVEWTGPNQETKDTDSRIGLMGQLILNFPSSGAIVPFVGGGAGFLSLDSKFENTTTGYEDEGDYEKIYILPRVEGGIRVLVGDSASINIAGFYEHRKNDEGIEDADADNMGVSLGITIFPVRR; translated from the coding sequence ATGCTCAGCAACCGCACCCCCCGGATCGTCCCGATCCTGCTCGCGGCGCTGCTCGCCACGAGCGTAACCGTCGCCGCCTCGTCCCTGAACGGAGGCACGGTGGAACTCCGCGCCCGCGGCAGTTTCGTCCATCACACGTTCGACGGCGGGAACGACGTGGAACAGACCGCCAACGTAGCCTCCCTTAACTGCGACTTGGGCTATTTCCTGACGAGCATGGTCGAGGTCGCCGGCGGAGTCATTTACGAGCATTCTTCCGTCGAATGGACGGGGCCGAATCAGGAGACGAAGGACACCGACTCCCGCATCGGGCTGATGGGTCAGCTCATTCTCAACTTCCCCTCATCGGGGGCGATCGTCCCCTTCGTCGGCGGCGGAGCGGGATTCCTCAGCCTGGACAGCAAGTTCGAGAACACGACCACCGGCTACGAGGACGAGGGGGATTACGAGAAGATCTACATCCTTCCCCGGGTGGAGGGAGGAATCCGCGTGTTGGTCGGCGACTCCGCGTCGATCAACATCGCCGGCTTTTACGAGCACCGGAAGAACGACGAGGGGATCGAGGACGCCGACGCCGACAACATGGGCGTCAGCCTGGGAATCACGATTTTCCCGGTCCGGCGGTAG